A portion of the Rhizoctonia solani chromosome 6, complete sequence genome contains these proteins:
- a CDS encoding peptidase C14: protein MPLLSLSESLARIKHKVKQQLSIGITNKTPRTGSVSRVWPSVTALLSQLESSAEPFGPLKSAIGVLGRLAEACQAWTSDLSKERSEYSELRKKIDKVLKDLSTHMRSPAEGMMTDSVKLICSEIEAEVSTLDAKQGLGTGRRLVDAMDGLDEVMECCQRVHDHLERLTLNLNLNILQGISEQMLELKLDKMTPSMSAVYNSAEAADIKRGACTEGTREAQIKLLLEWADEPSSGRTCWMNGMAGTGKTTIAYTVCTELKSKNQLGASFFCSRTIPECRRVKHIIPSIAYQLARFSLPFRCALSKALSADIDAHALALNVQYKKLIEDPLAAVKDCLPADLIVVIDALDECDNEDSVGQILELLMPAAHTLPIRFLISSRPEKEITRKMAGRLDGHDDARLVLHNLDSAVVRQDIETYMRKELHDIPLTDAQWRSIVDRCGMLFIYAATTCRYIKQEHEMHNLATAVSVIMNSASVPMEQGDESVIDELYKTILDTAFNRSRASQGNKRRMRMVLETAVCAIEPMTKMAMAKILNLDGDTQVDRLLLPFRSVLNVAQKTGLVTTLHASFPDFMLSQDRSGQYHCQPRSRHATIAEACLRLIDGAEPKFNICALPSSFLLDNQVKDLAHRITQSISPGLVYACRYWTTHLSLCEHTSSLTGLVDCFFQSRLLLWMEVMNLTKNIRYATSVIQSAEKWCTERDVPEHVTKLAHDASQFVSVYANHPVSQSTPHIYASMLPFWPRSRPLSVAYIPRTSGLVQPTGTAIDRRRLALIATWKVSTQIVWSMGLSRDGRRLVAPTANSIEVYDTTTGESVVSLAEERTKIVDYVAISPDGYKVAFSSYHGTPYVWDTANGGAVTQLLPDGVSGGYSLAFSPDGSRVACGLENGKVYICTLGQEVSAHGPLTGHRTYVNSVVFFSDGLHLASGSSDNTVRVWNVQTGQPVGTPFEGHTGQVWSVCSCPTDSRIASGSLDKTIRVWDPQTGQTVLGPLTGHSNAVYCVAFSHNGAFIASGSDDNTIRVYDTRTGHTVLGPLEGHTSYINSAIFSPDSTRLFSCSADGTVRVWNVQDIDTSNPLPTASSLSSHIHSIRYSRSGTRLVSGSADGSIHVWDVATGQLVLGPLHGHERDVVSVDYSADDRYIASGSEDSTLRIWDGLTGQDIHGPMEGHSNGVTCVRFSPDSTVVVSGSNDGTVRVWDVSTGQQVTQLFQGDRRILSVGTSPDGHRVVCGLDDSKIVVLDRHSGTTLVGPITAYKDWVRSVEFSQDGKRLVSGSDDKSVRIWDAETGKQLVVCGETGGAHSSLVLSVSFSPNGLYVASGSSDHTVRVWDSENGKLIHGPLKAHTGRVSSIQFSPDGSHLVSCSWDRTIRFWDVSLLGTYSQEDAATGTNNAVAGTPTASHVTHLSSLDDDGWVVDSHGQRLLWVPSDLYGYLALPSTSSIIADQGAFVLNTDGWKIGDRKKEALTWLVAIVTDDFYRKCHTEMKPMLDFNNSSKWVAYSLAVGVSCISLFGSFRASIIAEGNGRPLSLCIPALIRAGQVINLERREIVNYYRNLGSHAYKTMESMNQKTPSIFLDETLVSQADHEQVGLIDSVCALITRTPIKRMIESVRV from the exons ATGCCACTGCTGTCTCTGAGCGAGTCGCTAGCTCGCATAAAGCATAAAGTGAAACAACAGCTGAGCATAGGCATCACGAATAAGACACCACGCACCGGCTCTGTTAGCCGGGTGTGGCCTAGCGTGACCGCCTTGCTCAGCCAGCTCGAGTCAAGTGCCGAGCCGTTTGGCCCGCTCAAGTCCGCGATTGGCGTACTGGGCAGACTAGCTGAAGCTTGCCAGGCATGGACTTCT GATCTATCCAAGGAGCGAAGTGAATATAGCGAACTGCGGAAGAAGATTGACAAGGTTCTGAAGGACCTATCGACGCATATGAGAAGCCCGGCGGAAGGCATGATGACGGACAGTGTCAAGCTCATTTGCTC AGAGATCGAAGCAGAAGTAAGCACCCTAGACGCGAAACAGGGACTGGGTACGGGAAGGCGACTGGTGGATGCTATGGATGGGCTAGATGAGGTGATGGAGTGCTGTCAGCGTGTCCACGATCATCTCGAACGTCTCACA CTGAATCTGAACCTGAACATACTCCAAGGCATATCCGAACAGATGCTA GAACTCAAGCTGGACAAGATGACGCCCTCCATGTCAGCTGTCTACAACTCGGCCGAGGCCGCCGACATCAAGCGAGGAGCATGCACAGAAGGAACCAGAGAGGCGCAGATCAAGCTGCTGCTGGAGTGGGCCGACGAGCCAAGCTCCGGTAGGACGTGCTGGATGAACGGGATGGCTGGCACCGGAAAGACCACGATCGCATACACCGTGTGCACCGAGCTGAAGAGTAAAAACCAACTAGGCGcaagcttcttctgctcACGGACGATCCCAGAGTGTCGTCGAGTCAAACACATCATTCCGTCGATTGCGTACCAGCTCGCCCGTTTCTCACTTCCTTTCCGATGCGCGCTCTCTAAAGCCCTCAGTGCCGACATCGATGCACATGCTCTAGCGCTGAATGTGCAGTACAAGAAGCTGATCGAAGACCCGCTTGCGGCGGTCAAAGACTGCCTGCCGGCTGACCTGATCGTAGTGATCGACGCGCTGGACGAATGCGACAACGAAGATAGCGTCGGCCAGATACTCGAGCTGCTGATGCCCGCCGCGCACACACTTCCGATCCGATTTCTGATATCGAGTCGGCCGGAGAAAGAGATCACGCGCAAGATGGCTGGTCGGCTGGACGGACATGACGATGCGCGGCTTGTGCTGCACAACCTGGACTCGGCCGTCGTTAGGCAGGATATCGAGACGTATATGCGCAAGGAGCTGCACGACATCCCATTGACCGATGCTCAGTGGCGTAGTATCGTCGACCGCTGCGGAATGCTGTTCATCTATGCAGCGACCACCTGTAGGTATATCAAACAAGAGCACGAAATGCACAATCTAGCCACAGCTGTGAGCGTGATCATGAACTCGGCCAGCGTACCAATGGAACAAGGAGACGAAAGTGTGATTGATGAGCTATACAAGACGATTCTGGATACGGCGTTCAACAGGTCAAGGGCAAGCCAGGGCAACAAAAGAAGGATGAGGATGGTACTGGAAACAGCTGTATGCGCGATAGAGCCGATGACGAAAATGGCGATGGCGAAGATACTGAATCTGGATGGTGATACGCAAGTGGATCGACTACTGCTTCCGTTTCGATCGGTACTGAACGTGGCGCAAAAGACCGGACTTGTGACCACGTTGCATGCATCATTTCCGGACTTTATGCTCTCCCAAGACCGATCGGGTCAGTACCACTGCCAGCCAAGATCCCGCCACGCGACAATCGCGGAAGCCTGCCTACGACTCATCGACGGTGCCGAGCCGAAGTTCAACATATGCGCACTGCCTTCTTCCTTCTTGCTTGACAACCAGGTCAAAGACCTCGCTCACCGGATCACCCAATCGATCTCACCCGGCCTCGTATATGCATGTCGCTACTGGACCACCCACCTCAGTCTCTGCGAACACACGAGTAGCCTGACTGGGCTTGTCGACTGCTTCTTTCAATCCAGGCTGCTGCTATGGATGGAAGTCATGAACCTCACTAAAAACATACGCTATGCGACATCCGTCATACAGAGCGCCGAGAAGTGGTGTACC GAGCGAGACGTACCCGAACATGTCACAAAGCTAGCCCACGACGCATCCCAGTTCGTATCGGTCTATGCCAACCATCCCGTGTCCCAAAGCACTCCGCACATCTACGCTTCCATGCTTCCGTTCTGGCCCCGATCTCGGCCACTCTCGGTAGCATACATTCCGAGAACATCCGGACTTGTGCAGCCGACAGGAACAGCGATCGATCGACGCCGACTAGCACTCATCGCCACCTGGAAGGTCTCGACCCAAATCGTGTGGTCGATGGGTCTGTCAAGAGACGGAAGACGACTTGTGGCACCTACCGCAAACAGCATCGAGGTGTACGATACGACGACGGGCGAGAGTGTGGTCAGCCTTGCCGAAGAGCGCACAAAGATTGTCGACTACGTTGCGATATCTCCCGACGGCTACAAGGTGGCCTTTTCTAGCTATCATGGTACGCCATATGTGTGGGACACCGCCAACGGAGGCGCGGTCACACAGCTGCTTCCTGATGGCGTGTCCGGTGGCTATTCGCTTGCATTCTCGCCTGACGGGTCTCGCGTCGCCTGTGGCCTGGAGAACGGAAAGGTGTACATCTGCACATTGGGACAAGAGGTCAGCGCTCATGGTCCACTCACGGGTCATAGAACATACGTCAACTCAGTCGTGTTCTTTTCCGACGGCTTGCATCTTGCATCTGGATCATCTGACAACACCGTGCGAGTGTGGAATGTACAGACAGGCCAGCCGGTTGGCACGCCCTTCGAGGGTCATACTGGTCAGGTCTGGTCAGTATGCTCCTGTCCCACTGACTCGCGCATTGCCTCGGGCTCGCTTGATAAAACGATCCGAGTGTGGGATCCGCAAACTGGCCAGACGGTGCTAGGACCACTCACAGGACATTCTAACGCTGTATACTGCGTCGCGTTTTCGCACAACGGCGCTTTCATTGCCTCTGGATCAGACGACAACACAATCCGAGTGTATGACACGCGTACCGGCCACACAGTGCTTGGACCGCTCGAGGGACACACCAGCTACATCAACTCGGCCATCTTCTCTCCCGACAGCACTCGCCTGTTCTCTTGCTCAGCAGACGGCACGGTACGCGTATGGAACGTGCAAGACATCGATACCTCCAATCCTCTTCCGACTGCCTCATCTCTTTCCTCCCATATCCACTCCATCCGATACTCTCGCAGCGGCACACGGCTTGTCTCTGGCTCAGCAGATGGGTCGATACACGTGTGGGATGTGGCGACCGGTCAGCTGGTGCTCGGACCACTCCATGGCCATGAGCGCGATGTTGTATCTGTGGACTACTCAGCCGATGATCGGTACATTGCGTCTGGTTCAGAAGACAGCACACTGCGAATCTGGGATGGACTGACGGGACAAGACATCCACGGACCGATGGAGGGGCATAGCAATGGAGTGACCTGTGTGCGATTCTCACCCGACAGCACGGTCGTCGTCTCAGGGTCTAATGACGGCACTGTCCGAGTATGGGATGTGAGCACTGGCCAACAAGTGACCCAACTGTTCCAAGGAGATCGCCGGATCCTGTCGGTTGGGACCTCTCCTGATGGCCATCGGGTTGTCTGTGGCTTGGATGATAGCAAGATAGTCGTGCTAGACCGACATAGTGGCACTACGCTCGTTGGCCCGATCACTGCTTACAAGGACTGGGTTCGTTCGGTGGAGTTCTCCCAAGATGGCAAGCGCCTCGTCTCAGGGTCGGATGACAAATCAGTGAGAATATGGGATGCAGAGACAGGGAAGCAGCTTGTTGTTTGCGGCGAGACCGGTGGCGCGCATAGTAGTCTTGTCCTCTCTGTGTCGTTCTCACCCAACGGTCTGTATGTTGCATCTGGGTCTTCTGACCATACTGTGCGCGTGTGGGACTCGGAGAACGGCAAGCTTATACACGGTCCTCTGAAGGCACATACCGGTCGCGTGTCATCCATCCAGTTCTCACCCGATGGCTCACACCTCGTTTCGTGCTCGTGGGACCGCACCATTCGATTCTGGGACGTATCGCTTCTGGGAACATATTCACAAGAGGACGCAGCCACAGGTACAA ACAATGCTGTAGCAGGTACTCCCACTGCCTCTCACGTAACCCATCTATCCTCTCTGGACGACGATGGCTGGGTGGTGGACTCGCACGGTCAACGGCTATTATGGGTCCCATCAGATCTCTACGGCTATCTGGCACTTCCCTCGACCTCCTCGATCATCGCTGACCAAGGGGCTTTCGTTTTAAACACGGACggatggaaaataggagatAG GAAGAAAGAGGCATTAACGTGGCTGGTGGCTATCGTCACCGACGACTTTTATAGAAAATGCCACACCGAAATGAAACCTATGCTCGACTTCAATAATAGTAGTAAATGGGTTGCATATTCATTAGCAGTTGGTGTAAGCTGTATCTCGTTATTTGGCTCATTCAGAGCATCGATTATCGCAGAGGGAAATGGACGTCCACTGAGCTTATGCATTCCTGCACTCATACGAGCTGGCCAAGTTATTAATCTCGAACGCCGCGAGATTGTCAATTATTACCGTAACCTCGGCTCACATGCATATAAAACTATGGAAAGTATGAACCAGAAGACACCATCCATCTTCCTGGATGAGACCCTTGTCAGTCAGGCTGATCACGAACAGGTCGGCCTCATCGATTCCGTATGCGCCTTGATCACCCGTACGCCTATAAAACGCATGATAGAGAGTGTTCGGGTTTGA